In the genome of Desulfomonile tiedjei, the window CGGACGCCAGCGCCGCAGTTTGCAGGGTGCATACGATCACTATGCACAAAAGCGTAAGAAACCTTGTCATTCAGCCGCCTCCTGTAAACACCGTATCCCCGTACCCGTGTAAACAATCCTGTATGGTCTCGGGTGCCATTGGCGGCTTAAGAGTGCAAATCCGGTACCAAGTTAGTTTAAAGCCGGAAATCAAGTAAATAAATGCGGTGATGTTGGAAGGTTACGAATGGTGAGCCAACGGCCAAGGAGGTGGCGGAAAAGCCTTTACAAGCGGACACCGTGACCGAGAGCGGTACACGGATTGCGCCTAGCTTGTAATAATCAATAGTTACGCAATTTGCAGCCGTATCAAAAGAGGACGCGCCGACCAGATACTGTCACATAACTGAACTCTCGCCAGGCGCTGTCTCACATTCGGACTCCAGATCATAACTCTTGATGTAGCGGTAAAGAGATTGGCGAGAAATGCCGAGCAAGGTGGCTGCTTCCTTTTTGCTTCCTCTGCTTCGACGCAACGCTTCCCTGCAAAAGCTTCGCGTGACTTCATCAATGATGGTGGTCAGGCTCTGGTTGTCGTCACAGAAGCGGATCTCGTGCGACCAGTCACGCGATGTGGCCGAGGGGGCCGACGTGAGGACCGAATCCAATTTGCCGCCTTTTGAGAGCATCGCCTGTCTTTCCAGGAAGTTGCGCAGTTCCCGGACGTTGCCCGGCCAGGTATAGGAACCCAACTTGCGAACGTCCTCCGGATCAATCGTGGGAACCTGCGTCAGACGCATTTCGGTAGCGAGGTTGAGAAGGATTTCCTCGACCATGATGGGGAGGTCTTCCAGTCTCTCTCGCAGGGGCGGAACGCGGACCGGGTAAACATTGAGCCGGTAGAACAGCGCTTCGAGGAATCGTCCCTCACGGACCTCCAATTCGAGGTCTCGATGAGTTGCGGCGATCAGCCGCGCGTTGACCCGAATGTCTTTTTCTCCGCCGACGCGAGTGAATGAGCGCGTATCGAGGAATGTCAGGAGCTTGGACTGCAAGTGCAGGGGAAGCTCTCCGATTTCGTTGAGGAGTAAGGTTCCACCTTCGGCTAGTTCCAGCAGGCCTTTTTTGCGCGTTACCGCGCCGGTGAAGGCACCCCTTTCATGTCCAAAGAACTCCGACTCCGCCAGTTCCCTTGAAATGGCTGCGCAATTCACCGAGAAGAAAGGCCCGTCAGCGCGCTGCGACTTTCGGTGAATCCAGCGTGCCATGTAGTCCTTTCCGCTGCCGCTTTCGCCCAGCAGTAGGACAATGCCGTCGGTCTCCGCCGCCTGTCTGGCTCTTTCCAAGGCTCCCAGCATGGCCTTTGACGTGTAGCTCCTTTCGGTGGCGACAGGGGGGCGCTGAACGCCTTTCCTGTCGGTAATGTTGCGCGAAAACTTGCAGACCCCAATGACAGAACCGGAGCTATCCCGCAGCGGTGTCCTAATGTCGTGGAACGTCAAATACATCCCTCTCACGGGCCGAGTGTGTTCGTCTTCGATGGTTTCACCCGCGAGGACCCTAATGTCTCCTTCCCTGACGTGCCGCCCCGCTTCGGCTCCAAATAGATCTTCGGCTCGTTTCCCGACGATTTCTGAGGCGGGGATGCCGAGGAGCGTTTCTACAGACGGATTGACATTCGTATATCTGAGATCGAGATCTTTCAGAAATATACAGTCAGGCGCTATCTCGAAGATGGTGCGAAACCTCTCCTCGCTTGTGCGCAGTGCATCTTGCGCCTCTTTGCGTTCGGTAATATCCCGGCCCAGGAACAAGACGGCATTTTCATTATTGTATCTCGTGGGCACGGCCACCAACTCCAGATGTCCCACCGATCCGTTCGCCCGCAGGAATTGCACCTCAGCAAAAGCCGAAGCCACGCGCAGTTGTTGCGCCTGATTAATGCTGTGACCTACTGATTCACGGAAGTCGGGATGGATGAAATCCAGTATTGGCAGCCCTTCAAGTGCTTCGGCAGGCCCCACTCGCAGGAACTTGGCAGCCGTATCGTTTCCAAAGAGAATAATCCCCTCCTTGTGGACCATCATTGGATCAGGCGAGATGTCAAACAGCTCACGATACCGCCTCTCGCTTTCCAGCAGAGCTTCTTGGGCTCGCTTGCGCTCGGTGATGTCGCGAAGTATCCCCTCCGTAGAAAGCAGAACTCCGCGCTCGTTCAATATCGGACGCGCATGGAGTGATGCCCAGATCGGCGTTCCATCCTTTCGGAGCAATTCGACCTCAAAACCGCGGAGAAGCTGTCCTTCCTGCATCAAACGTATGAATTCCTCTTGACGCTGAGGATTCAAGTAAATCTTGGCCCCGACTTTCTTCACAGCTTCCAGAAGTTCCTCAGGTGACTCGTAACCAAGAATTCTTGCAGACGCAGGATTGGCGTTGATTAAGAAACCGCCCGCGTCAGTCTGAAAGATGCCCGCGACCGCGTGTTCAAAAATCCCGCGATATTTTTCTTCGCTCAGTCGAAGGGTTTCCTCGGCTCGCTTTCGAACGGTGATGTCGCGAACTATTCCAATGGTATGCCAAATGCCTTTCAGGCATACCGCCGATGCCACCAATTCGATTGGAAAACGCCGGCCGTTTTTCTCCACAGCGGTGATCTCAATGGTATTGTCAGGCCGCTGGTCGAGTCTCAAGAAGCCGTTTGATGCCTCTTCGATTCGCGAATCAATGGGTATATTCTCGAAGGTCTCGGCGAGTTCCGATCCCTTGCGCTGGAGAAAATCTGCTGCTTCGCTTCCTAATAGTTCGCGCACACTATGTCCTCGAGGGTCATAGTCCAGTTCCAAAATGTGCAGTAAGGCTGGATTACAGCGGCTGACTTTTCCTTGCGAGTCCATCACCAAGAGGCCATCGGCCAGGTTCTCGATAATGGCAGATACATAGGCGAGAGTGTCCTCCAGCTCCTGCGTGGCATCAGAGACCTCCTGCTCCAGCGTGGTCACGCGGGTCTGAATCTCGGAAGCCATGTTCGTCATCGTTGTGGCCAAAATACCGATCTCATCCTTTGACTTGATGTCTATGGCCGCGCTGAATTCCCTATTGGCAACCTTGTTGGAGTACTCAGTCAGCTTGGCCAGTGGACGAGATATGGTGTTTGTGATCATGCCCGCTATCACGACCGCCACCACGAAGATCACAAATGTGGCTAAATGAAGCTTGAGTATGGTCGCCCAGGTGTATGACTCCACGCCGTCGAGGTGCATGCCAACGTGCACGTAACCTGCCGCTCCCGAGAGTATAGGCGACGAAACGTCGAGAACGTTTCCTTGATCCTTGAGGCGGACCCACTGCAAAACGCGAAGGAGGAGATTTCCAAGAGGGTCCTCCATTATTGGCTGGTCTTTGAAACCGCCCACGCGGACCTTGGTCACTATCACATCTTCTTTGCGCTCTCGAGGGCGTTCGATCAGCTTCTGCAATTCGTAAGGAACGTGGGGGGCGAAAGTGTGGGAGAGGACTTCGCCATTGTGATGAACTACCAGGACGTATGCGAGTCCTTTAATCTCATTGTATTGATCGACGATGGACTGAATCGTCGATGCATCTCTGTTCAAAATGATTTCCATACTGGAATGGGCGATGTTACTGGCTATCGCAACCGCCTTGCTCTCGTACTCGTCTATGATCCTGTCGTAGAGACTCCATCCGGCAAAACCGGAAATCACCGTGGCGATAACGCCAAAGAGGAGGATCATTGCCAGCAGGGTCTTTTTGAATAGTTTGGACATGTTACTTCTCCCGTACTGTCCCGTCACCTATGGTTACAAATCGACCTTCTTCAACGGTGGTCAGGAAGACAGCGTCTAACCCCTGATGCCTTTCCGGGCCAAAATTTACCGGAACATTTATACCCAAATCAAAATTTTTGATTCCCTCCACCACCGCTTTGGCGCTCCTGGGAGGGGGATTGGGTCCTAGTCTGCGGAGGATCTCCACCATCAATTTCGCGTTGAGGAAGCCTTCCAGGCTGACGAAACTGTATTTGTCCGGTTCGTAGGCCTGCTGTACAAGGGGGTGTGGAGGCATGGTGTCGTATTTTGTCATCAGTTCACGATATTCATTGACCGCGGGCAGCTCTGCCTCTTCATAGCTAGGTACCACTTGTGAATTGATCAGATTGAAAGTGTAGTCTCGACCCGCGGATTCTCCTGTGCGAAGGAGAAGTTTGAGTTGATTCTGGCTGTCCACAAAGGAGACATTTGCAATAGGAATATTCAACCCGCCGTCTCGGGCATCTCGAATGAACGCGGCGCAAGCCTGATATGCTCCGATGGAGATAACGGCGTCCGGACTCGATCCCTTGAGTATCTTCACCTGAGGCTTCATGTCTGCGTCATATCGAGTTCCGCGATAGTAAGTGGCTTCACCCACCACACGCAAACCCAATCTGGCCACGGACCTGTGGACCGCTTCCCAGCCGCTGCGACCGTACGCATCGATCTGGTAAAAAACCGCAATGCGGGTCCTTCCCCTGGACACGAGATAGTCGACCAGGGCATCTATTTCCTGACGATACGAAGCGCGCAGGTTGAATACGTACTGCCCGTAAGGCCCCTCTCTCTGCGGTTGAGCGCCGGAGAACGGAAAGAAGAGCAACACCTCGCGGTGGCTACCATAGGTTTTCAACAGCGGCAGCATTCTCGTTACTGTCGGGGTCCCGACATAATCGAAGAGGAGATTTACGTCGTCTTCTTCGACCAACTGAATTGTATTGTGAATGGTGGGTACGGGATTGTATCCGTCATCACGAGCTATGATCTTGATTTTCCGCCCAAAGACTCCGCCCGCTTCATTGACGTGGGTAAAGTACGCCATGCTCCCGCGATACAGTTCTATGCCCAAGCTCCGGGTCGGCCCCGTAAAGGCAGCGGACATGCCGATCCTGATTTCCCGGCAAGCGCCGGGCAGGGCGTCCCCAAAAACTATCAGGTTACAGATTATCGTTGCCAGGAGCAGGGTGGTAGGTCTGAAATAGGCTCTTGTCTTCACATGGCCTCCAAGGTTCCGGGGACTAAAGGCAGGGGCTTCAGGTTGGCGAAGCTCCGAAAATCGGGCCGTTATGGGGCTGACAGGATTTCGACCGCGCGGCAGTGAAACGGATCCGGATCTGCTGCGCACCAGTCGTCCGGAGCGGTTGCAGGACCGCGTTCGTCTCACCAAGAAGCTCTTGATGTCATGGGTAAGCATATCCGACACTTGACCCAAGGTCAATCCTCATGTCAACAAAGCGGACGCTTCCTGCTGAAAAGGAAGGGAGTGGTCACACGCGCGAAACTAGAAGACCGGCTTGGTCCGGCGCAAACACCGCACCGGCCGCGGCGTTGTTGAGGGGATAATGACCTGTTTCTTCTCTGTTACGCGGGACCAGACGCTGCTTCGCAATCTGTCCCAAAAATGGACTCAGGATGCAAAATCGTTATATTCGGTCTTAGGGAAGCTGTTCTTCAATCTGCGCAGGCGGCGTCACGCCACCGCACTCCAGTGACACGAAGGGCACTCGAAAAGGTGAGCCGGAGAACCTTTTTTGTTTGGCCCGCCGAGATTATCACGTAAGATAGGGAATAATACCAACGGACTTTCGTAAAAGTGAATGAACATGGCGGCCATCTCGCGGGACCGCCACCACACAATAGTAGTGCCGGTCCCGCGGGATGCCGGCCATTGCTAATGTAACTTCTTTGAACGCGCATTCCTTTGAAAACGCCCCGAAAGCAACCGGGAATCCCGCGTTCAGCGCGGGACGGTCCTACCGGCGTTTTCATGCTTCGTTGTGGCGCTTTGCGCCATGGAGGTTGGTATGACACCACCGAACGGGGTGAAGAAATGGCCGTAAGTAGCGTCTCGGTGAAGGAAGTTCTTCAGGACATTAGGTCCGGGATGGACGAGACGGCGATTCAGAAGAAATACAGGCTCTCCGACAAAGGCCTGACGAAGCTCTATGAGAAGCTGATCGAGGCCAACCTTCTGGAGCCGGACTTGAGGCCGGTTTCTCGAAAGCTTAACATAGCAAGAATTCTGGCGGACATCCGTGCAGGCATGAGCAACTCGGACCTCATGAAGAAGTACAACTTGTCAGAGGAAATGCTTCGCCAGGCCAGCAAGAAGATCCTCGCTGCACGAGGGATAAGATCGGCTGACGAACCGGAGACCCTCATCGAGGAACCTCGCGAATTTCTGGCGACGCGTGAATTCGTAAGACATGAAGTCGATTTTGAACTGCCTATCTATGAAATAACTCGGCCCGAGATCCACGGGATGGTGCGGGACATATCCGAAGAGGGCGTCAGCGTCACGGGTATTGAGGCAAACGAAGGAGACCTGAAGACCCTGGTCATTCTCGGTGATGAATTCGGTCAGTTCTCTTCTTTCGAATTCCAAGGCTACTGTCGGTGGCGTTTTGCCGATCCAACAGATGGGACCTGTGTGACGGGATTTGCCATTAACAAGATATCGGAAAAGGACCTACGCCAGCTCCAAACATTGGTACGTCTCGTCGTTACAGGCGGGTAGCGATCTCAAAGCCTAAGTCACAGCGAAGAAATGTCCAACGTCGTTGAAGTTCCCGAATCCCACCCATCCCAAAGAAAAGCGTTTTCTCTCCCGTCGGCGATAAGCCTCATGGCGTAACGAACCTGATCTTCGTACAGCTCACAGAAGGCGCCGGGCCTATTCATCCCCCCATTCATTTCATGAGCTTCCGCGGGACACGGGGAGCCGCAAAAATGACGGACAGCACAGGCAGAACACGGAGTAATGTCTTCCACCCTCCTTCCGGTGACGGATTTGAAAGGCCCGGATTTCAACACGCCCGATATATCGTCCCTGAAAAGATTCCCTCCGTTGAACTCCGGCACCCCCACGAACTCGCTGCATGGGAATAGGTCACCCCTTGCTCCGACCGCGAAAAAGCACCTTCCTCCCCCGCAAGGCGAAATATCGCACATAAGCCTCCGAGCAAGAGGAGCAACTATGCTTACAAGAACATTGGCAAAATTGGCTATTACTAGCTTTCGTCCTGTCTCTTGGTAAAGCTCGAAGGTGCGTTCCAAGGCCTTTAGATAATGCGCAGAGAGGTCTGAATCCGGGGGCTTGATGTCCCTTGCACCCTGCCTCGTGCATCTCACAGGGTTGAGCATCCCGATCGGAACTTCCATGCGGTGAAGGAAATCCACGATTTGGGTGAGATATTCCATGTTTTGGGTCGTGACCGTACAGATTACGTTATAATTCGGATATCCTTTCAACTTCTCGATGGCCGAGACGACCTTCCCGAAGAATCCTTCACCCGTCCAGTTCTTTCTGGTCAGGTCTGCCACGGCCTTCTCGTGACCATCCAGCGAGAGTCCTATGCCGATGCCACGGGAGGTCAGGAATTCTATGGATTCATCGTCCAGGAGCGTGCCGTTCGTTTGAATCCCGAAGTTGAAATCATCCTTGTATTTTTCGATCCCGGCAAAGACCGTATCGCGGGCAAGCATCGGTTCCGAACCATGGAAGACCACTTGAGGAAGTCTTCCGTCGGGTACGACCTTGCTGAAATACTTCTTCAGGATTCCTAAGGCCTTGATAAGTTCTTCCTGAGACATTTGGGAGCCATCTCGTCGCATCTCTGCAGGGATATAGCAATAGGAGCAGTTAAGGTTGCACCGTTCAGTGGGGTTGAAGTAGACAGCGGAAGGCTGGAGACCGAACCGAAGAAGTTCCATTTCTTGAGCAAAAGTGCCTCGTTTCTTGCGGAACTCCTGCATGAGATGACTTGAGGCGTCAAGTGCTTCGCTGATTTTCTCTTTTCTCAAAAGAGACCAAAACGCCGTGTCCGGGTCGATTGCCGCGACGTAGTCA includes:
- a CDS encoding PAS domain S-box protein: MSKLFKKTLLAMILLFGVIATVISGFAGWSLYDRIIDEYESKAVAIASNIAHSSMEIILNRDASTIQSIVDQYNEIKGLAYVLVVHHNGEVLSHTFAPHVPYELQKLIERPRERKEDVIVTKVRVGGFKDQPIMEDPLGNLLLRVLQWVRLKDQGNVLDVSSPILSGAAGYVHVGMHLDGVESYTWATILKLHLATFVIFVVAVVIAGMITNTISRPLAKLTEYSNKVANREFSAAIDIKSKDEIGILATTMTNMASEIQTRVTTLEQEVSDATQELEDTLAYVSAIIENLADGLLVMDSQGKVSRCNPALLHILELDYDPRGHSVRELLGSEAADFLQRKGSELAETFENIPIDSRIEEASNGFLRLDQRPDNTIEITAVEKNGRRFPIELVASAVCLKGIWHTIGIVRDITVRKRAEETLRLSEEKYRGIFEHAVAGIFQTDAGGFLINANPASARILGYESPEELLEAVKKVGAKIYLNPQRQEEFIRLMQEGQLLRGFEVELLRKDGTPIWASLHARPILNERGVLLSTEGILRDITERKRAQEALLESERRYRELFDISPDPMMVHKEGIILFGNDTAAKFLRVGPAEALEGLPILDFIHPDFRESVGHSINQAQQLRVASAFAEVQFLRANGSVGHLELVAVPTRYNNENAVLFLGRDITERKEAQDALRTSEERFRTIFEIAPDCIFLKDLDLRYTNVNPSVETLLGIPASEIVGKRAEDLFGAEAGRHVREGDIRVLAGETIEDEHTRPVRGMYLTFHDIRTPLRDSSGSVIGVCKFSRNITDRKGVQRPPVATERSYTSKAMLGALERARQAAETDGIVLLLGESGSGKDYMARWIHRKSQRADGPFFSVNCAAISRELAESEFFGHERGAFTGAVTRKKGLLELAEGGTLLLNEIGELPLHLQSKLLTFLDTRSFTRVGGEKDIRVNARLIAATHRDLELEVREGRFLEALFYRLNVYPVRVPPLRERLEDLPIMVEEILLNLATEMRLTQVPTIDPEDVRKLGSYTWPGNVRELRNFLERQAMLSKGGKLDSVLTSAPSATSRDWSHEIRFCDDNQSLTTIIDEVTRSFCREALRRSRGSKKEAATLLGISRQSLYRYIKSYDLESECETAPGESSVM
- a CDS encoding ABC transporter substrate-binding protein: MSAAFTGPTRSLGIELYRGSMAYFTHVNEAGGVFGRKIKIIARDDGYNPVPTIHNTIQLVEEDDVNLLFDYVGTPTVTRMLPLLKTYGSHREVLLFFPFSGAQPQREGPYGQYVFNLRASYRQEIDALVDYLVSRGRTRIAVFYQIDAYGRSGWEAVHRSVARLGLRVVGEATYYRGTRYDADMKPQVKILKGSSPDAVISIGAYQACAAFIRDARDGGLNIPIANVSFVDSQNQLKLLLRTGESAGRDYTFNLINSQVVPSYEEAELPAVNEYRELMTKYDTMPPHPLVQQAYEPDKYSFVSLEGFLNAKLMVEILRRLGPNPPPRSAKAVVEGIKNFDLGINVPVNFGPERHQGLDAVFLTTVEEGRFVTIGDGTVREK
- a CDS encoding PilZ domain-containing protein, whose protein sequence is MAVSSVSVKEVLQDIRSGMDETAIQKKYRLSDKGLTKLYEKLIEANLLEPDLRPVSRKLNIARILADIRAGMSNSDLMKKYNLSEEMLRQASKKILAARGIRSADEPETLIEEPREFLATREFVRHEVDFELPIYEITRPEIHGMVRDISEEGVSVTGIEANEGDLKTLVILGDEFGQFSSFEFQGYCRWRFADPTDGTCVTGFAINKISEKDLRQLQTLVRLVVTGG
- the cbpB gene encoding peptide-modifying radical SAM enzyme CbpB — its product is MEMDKNVSNSASSSGSYFNTGNGPTIQLIDIGHRDYVAAIDPDTAFWSLLRKEKISEALDASSHLMQEFRKKRGTFAQEMELLRFGLQPSAVYFNPTERCNLNCSYCYIPAEMRRDGSQMSQEELIKALGILKKYFSKVVPDGRLPQVVFHGSEPMLARDTVFAGIEKYKDDFNFGIQTNGTLLDDESIEFLTSRGIGIGLSLDGHEKAVADLTRKNWTGEGFFGKVVSAIEKLKGYPNYNVICTVTTQNMEYLTQIVDFLHRMEVPIGMLNPVRCTRQGARDIKPPDSDLSAHYLKALERTFELYQETGRKLVIANFANVLVSIVAPLARRLMCDISPCGGGRCFFAVGARGDLFPCSEFVGVPEFNGGNLFRDDISGVLKSGPFKSVTGRRVEDITPCSACAVRHFCGSPCPAEAHEMNGGMNRPGAFCELYEDQVRYAMRLIADGRENAFLWDGWDSGTSTTLDISSL